One segment of Erigeron canadensis isolate Cc75 chromosome 2, C_canadensis_v1, whole genome shotgun sequence DNA contains the following:
- the LOC122589781 gene encoding UPF0481 protein At3g47200-like — protein sequence MNTKLTSITLQTLCRWRSQYIATSAAHILPESTTLVCDSDSDLKTFLHEKLNNAQLPKQTCIIRPSIYKVPDRLRSVEPKAYEPNLVSIGPYNHYHHRADGHHLGAMESTKWDFFHRLFDPRKPDRPNLDAVVGGLEEVEKKARGCYSEDLSNFESNQFNQMMLLDSCFIIELLRETKEVDFRKKSIHIKRWMLPVLQRDLIMLENQLPLFVLNKVYDLTGGCRDVNNNIMGLEKLALEFFGPMIYRDLDLQTPDTQVPKKKDVNNKGLKELALQFFKSMFYRDLDTPNNNSSSKQAHGEQKAEVPKKIHPDHFLELLRASICPTEVNPKKLFGSTTDLKESAVKEPHMFRSTTDLKESGVKVKKAENCQPLEVTFEKGVLRIAPVNMDDYKFTVFRNMVAYEQCHFGCKPYVTAYIFFIDRLINSAEDIELLHYAGVMQHTLGGNKKAAKLVNELCKEVAGAEDDSYLHNVLWKINCYCNDGWNQKRAKLKHEYFYNVWVSLSTFAAIVLIYLAIVQTVAALGDDKAQDHINKNGFWFTFAHTFTVPYRGVQPRNKSSSRPAVDQYIQCFFGPKVRDDIKPFCFMSC from the coding sequence atgaacaCCAAACTTACCAGCATTACTTTGCAAACATTATGTAGATGGAGGTCTCAATACATTGCTACATCAGCAGCCCATATCCTGCCAGAATCAACAACTCTTGTTTGcgattctgattctgatttAAAAACATTTCTGCATGAGAAGCTAAATAATGCTCAACTTCCAAAACAAACTTGCATTATTCGTCCATCCATATACAAGGTTCCAGATCGTTTACGTTCAGTCGAACCTAAAGCTTATGAACCCAACCTTGTGTCTATTGGCCCATATAACCATTACCATCACAGAGCAGATGGTCACCATTTAGGAGCTATGGAGAGCACGAAATGGGACTTCTTTCATCGCCTTTTTGATCCAAGAAAACCAGACAGGCCTAACTTAGATGCAGTAGTTGGTGGGCTAGAAGAAGTGGAAAAAAAGGCTCGTGGCTGTTATTCGGAAGATTTGAGTAACTTTGAAAGCAATCAGTTTAACCAAATGATGCTTCTTGATAGTTGTTTCATCATAGAGCTTTTAAGAGAAACTAAGGAGGTAGACTTTAGAAAAAAGTCTATTCATATAAAAAGGTGGATGTTGCCCGTCCTCCAACGTGATCTGATCATGCTGGAAAACCAGCTCCCTTTGTTTGTTTTGAACAAAGTATATGACTTGACAGGTGGTTGTAGAGATGTAAATAATAACATCATGGGTTTGGAAAAACTTGCTCTTGAGTTCTTTGGACCCATGATTTACAGAGATTTGGATTTGCAGACTCCAGATACCCAAGTTCCAAAGAAAAAAGATGTAAATAACAAGGGTTTGAAAGAACTTGCACTTCAGTTCTTTAAATCCATGTTTTACAGAGATTTGGATACTCCAAATAACAATTCTTCCAGTAAACAAGCACATGGTGAACAAAAAGCTGAAGTTCCAAAGAAAATACATCCAGATCACTTTCTTGAACTCCTACGAGCCAGTATTTGTCCCACTGAAGTTAATCCAAAGAAGTTATTTGGTTCGACTACTGATTTGAAAGAGTCTGCTGTTAAGGAACCACATATGTTTCGTTCGACTACTGATTTGAAAGAGTCTGGTGTCAAAGTCAAGAAGGCCGAGAACTGTCAGCCATTAGAGGTGACATTTGAAAAGGGTGTTCTAAGGATTGCTCCGGTGAACATGGATGACTACAAATTCACAGTGTTTCGAAACATGGTGGCTTATGAGCAATGTCATTTTGGTTGCAAACCATATGTAACAGCTTATATATTCTTCATTGATAGGCTGATAAATTCTGCAGAGGACATAGAATTGCTTCATTATGCAGGCGTTATGCAGCATACTCTTGGTGGAAATAAAAAAGCTGCAAAACTTGTGAACGAACTTTGTAAAGAGGTTGCAGGGGCAGAAGATGACTCGTATCTACACAATGTTCTTTGGAAGATTAATTGTTACTGCAATGATGGTTGGAATCAGAAGAGAGCGAAACTGAAACACGAGTATTTTTACAATGTATGGGTATCACTCTCTACTTTTGCAGCTATTGTATTGATCTATCTTGCCATAGTTCAAACAGTCGCAGCGCTTGGAGATGATAAGGCACAAGATCATATCAATAAAAATGGATTCTGGTTTACGTTTGCACACACTTTCACTGTACCATATAGAGGTGTTCAACCCCGTAATAAGAGCTCGTCCAGGCCTGCGGTTGATCAATACATTCAATGCTTCTTTGGTCCTAAAGTACGTGATGACATTAAGCCTTTCTGCTTCATGAGTTGTTAG
- the LOC122589208 gene encoding uncharacterized protein LOC122589208, protein MTNLHQTQMNLLCKSIQTLSFFTPPTPYSLHPIKTTSLRQCHRTTPPPQSTHHPQPQPEPASTSDIDMIQTKSGTFISKPKKVVILWDLDNKPPRGPPYNAAIALKSLATHFGEISDVSAYANRHAFIHLPDWVRDQRRQQRRQDILEKQGVAVPPTGLYVCSVCGRKLKTNLDLKKHFKNLHVKEREKKLNRMKSLKGKKRQRFKEKFISGNHKYMEAARSLIVPKTGYGLAGELRRAGVFVKTVEDKPQAADWALKKQMMHSMSCGVDWLVLVSDDSDFSEMLRRAREANLGTVVVGDWDRALGRHADLWVEWRKVENGEVKEEDLVLRRRNSEFVDDNDDEEGVFVSSFDENGLRIESVLDELVKKGNESKVSVFSQGEDDYDDESDYFSDSDDEEEDGWSIQ, encoded by the coding sequence ATGACCAACCTCCATCAAACCCAAATGAACTTGCTCTGCAAATCCATCCAAACACTCTCTTTTTTTACACCCCCTACCCCCTACTCTCTCCACCCCATCAAAACCACCTCTCTCCGCCAATGCCACCGCACAACCCCCCCACCACAATCCACCCACCACCCCCAACCCCAACCCGAACCGGCATCCACATCCGACATCGACATGATCCAAACCAAATCCGGCACCTTCATTTCCAAGCCCAAAAAAGTCGTTATCTTATGGGACCTGGACAACAAACCGCCACGTGGCCCACCTTACAACGCCGCCATCGCTCTAAAATCATTAGCTACCCATTTCGGCGAAATCTCCGATGTTTCCGCTTACGCCAACCGCCACGCCTTCATCCATCTCCCTGACTGGGTACGCGACCAGCGCCGCCAGCAGCGCCGTCAGGACATCCTTGAAAAACAAGGTGTTGCTGTTCCTCCGACAGGATTGTATGTGTGTAGTGTGTGTGGTCGGAAGCTGAAAACTAATTTGGATttgaaaaaacattttaaaaacttGCATGTGAAAGAAAGGGAAAAGAAGTTGAATAGAATGAAGTCATTGAAAGGTAAGAAACGACAGCGTTTTAAGGAGAAGTTTATTAGTGGAAATCATAAGTATATGGAAGCTGCTAGAAGTTTAATTGTTCCAAAAACCGGGTACGGGTTAGCGGGTGAGTTGAGACGGGCCGGGGTATTTGTTAAGACAGTTGAGGATAAACCGCAAGCGGCGGATTGGGCATTGAAGAAACAAATGATGCACTCCATGAGTTGTGGGGTTGATTGGTTGGTTTTGGTTTCGGATGATTCGGATTTTAGTGAAATGTTGAGACGGGCGAGAGAGGCGAATTTAGGGACGGTGGTTGTTGGTGATTGGGATAGAGCGTTGGGAAGGCACGCCGATTTGTGGGTCGAGTGGAGAAAGGTTGAGAATGGGGAGGTTAAGGAAGAGGATTTGGTGCTTAGACGTAGAAATAGCGAGTttgttgatgataatgatgatgaggagggCGTGTTTGTGTCGAGTTTTGATGAGAATGGTTTACGGATAGAGAGTGTTTTGGATGAGTTAGTGAAGAAAGGGAACGAGTCCAAAGTTTCAGTGTTTTCTCAAGGGgaagatgattatgatgatgaaagtgattATTTTTCGGATAGTGACGATGAGGAAGAAGATGGTTGGTCTATCCAATGA
- the LOC122587479 gene encoding WD repeat-containing protein ATCSA-1-like, translating into MWKQIRERETGKTSTKSFINRIRSFRSSSLLLSNHKDFLSPHRGSINSLQVDLTEGRYLISGASDASLAVYDIQRATDYEGGGLIAKHKPILLVDKQHQNGHKYAISTAIWYPVDTGLFVTGSYDHHINVWDTNTTQVVMDFKMPGKVYRTAMSSLATSHMLIAAATEDVQVRLCDMASGAFAHTLSGHRDGVMAVEWSTSSEWVLMTGGCDGAVRLWDIRRAGCFSVLDQSNSQLGRRPPLLDKSTIKVSTSKSSTRAPHKKVASGSGSKHSGSSKVLKHAKGSTKQRLHPGLLSGQDRATAHYGAVIGLKATEDGMYLLSAGSDSRLRLWDIESGSNTLVHYEIVRLQSSKPVQLAVTQDSSTVFLPCMTSIKAFDVWSGKTNMTLQGHYEHVNCCWYSTHDQELYTGGNDRQILVWSPPKLISEEECDRRTGQPLVADKDNWSD; encoded by the exons ATGTGGAAGCAGATCAGAGAAAGAGAAACAGGAAAAACATCCACAAAATCCTTCATTAATCGTATCCGTTCTTTTCGTTCTTCTTCTCTCCTTCTTTCCAATCATAAAGATTTCCTCTCTCCTCACCGCGGCTCCATTAATTCCCTTCAg GTTGATTTGACAGAGGGGAGGTATTTGATATCTGGAGCATCAGATGCATCACTTGCTGTTTACGATATTCAACGAGCAACAGACTACGAGGGAGGTGGTCTGATTGCTAAGCATAAGCCTATACTACTTGTGGATAAGCAACACCAAAACGGGCATAAATATGCCATATCCACAGCCATATGGTATCCGGTTGATACAGGTCTTTTTGTCACAGGTTCATATGATCATCACATCAACGTTTGGGATACCAATACCACACAG GTGGTGATGGATTTTAAAATGCCTGGAAAGGTTTATAGGACAGCCATGTCCTCGTTAGCCACATCACACATGCTTATTGCTGCTGCAACCGAGGATGTTCAGGTTCGTCTTTGTGATATGGCTTCAGGTGCATTTGCTCACACATTATCGGGTCATCGTG ATGGTGTAATGGCAGTGGAGTGGTCTACTTCTAGCGAGTGGGTTCTGATGACTGGGGGTTGTGACGGAGCAGTACGTCTTTGGGACATTAGACGTGCAGGATGCTTTTCCGTTTTAGATCAATCTAACTCTCAGCTTGGAAGACGCCCACCTCTACTTGACAAATCCACTATTAAG GTTTCAACATCTAAGTCCTCTACAAGAGCACCACATAAAAAGGTGGCTTCTGGGAGTGGCTCAAAGCACTCTGGTAGTAGTAAAGTTCTTAAACATGCTAAGGGATCTACTAAACAGAGACTCCATCCTGGGCTGTTGTCTGGTCAGGATCGTGCTACAGCTCATTATGGTGCAGTTATAGGACTGAAAGCGACCGAAGACGGCATGTATCTTTTAAGTGCAG GATCTGATTCAAGATTAAGGTTGTGGGACATAGAGTCTGGGAGCAATACGCTTGTGCACTATGAGATAGTGCGACTGCAAAGTAGCAAGCCGGTGCAGTTGGCCGTGACTCAGGATTCATCCACCGTCTTTCTTCCATGCATGACATCTATAAAA GCATTTGATGTGTGGTCAGGGAAAACTAACATGACTCTTCAAGGACACTATGAGCATGTAAATTGCTGTTGGTATAGCACTCATGATCAG GAACTATACACTGGTGGTAATGACAGACAAATCCTTGTCTGGTCTCCTCCCAAATTGATTTCTGAAGAGGAATGTGATAGAAGAACAGGGCAGCCTCTCGTAGCCGACAAGGATAACTGGAGTGACTGA